One window of the Grus americana isolate bGruAme1 chromosome 13, bGruAme1.mat, whole genome shotgun sequence genome contains the following:
- the LOC129212066 gene encoding dual specificity protein phosphatase 22-A-like isoform X2, with protein MGSGMSKVVQGLYLGNIRDSEDRENLVRNGVTHILSVHHNAKPVLEDMTYLCISASDSSSQNLLQHFKECIKFIHECRLGGGGCLVHCLAGVSRSTTILVAYLMTVTELGWEGCLAATKAVRSYVSPNFGFQQQLQEYEATLLQEYRAWIRHNYGRNPFKDQEELQCLLAQQEQRQKEQQLGSRESSWLRSPAPTYPLPYHAGGAGRSRWMNR; from the exons ATGGGGAGTGGCATGAGCAAG GTTGTCCAGGGCCTCTACCTTGGGAACATCCGTG ATTCTGAGGACCGGGAAAACCTGGTGAGGAACGGGGTGACGCACATCCTCTCCGTCCACCACAACGCCAAGCCGGTGCTGGAG GACATGACCTATCTCTGTATCTCGGCCTCGGATTCCTCCAGTCAAAACCT GCTGCAGCATTTTAAGGAGTGCATCAAGTTCATCCACGAATGCCGGCTCGGTGGGGGAGGCTGCCTTGTCCATTG cctggctggggtCTCCCGCAGCACCACCATCCTGGTGGCTTACCTCATGACGGTGAccgagctgggctgggagggctgCCTGGCCGCCACCAAGGCCGTGAGGTCCTACGTCAGCCCCAACTTtggcttccagcagcagctgcaggagtaCGAGGCGACCTTGCTGCAGGAG TACCGTGCCTGGATCCGCCACAACTACGGCAGGAACCCGTTCAAGgaccaggaggagctgcagtgtttgctggcccagcaggagcagaggcagaaggagcagcagctggggagcagggagagctccTGGCTCCGCTCTCCAGCTCCCACCTACCCGCTCCCGTACCACGCAGGTGGCGCTGGCAGAAGCAGATGGATGAACAGATAA
- the IRF8 gene encoding interferon regulatory factor 8 isoform X2: MCDRNSGRRLRQWLIEQIDSEMYPGLIWENEEKTMFRIPWKHAGKQDYNQEVDASIFKAWAVFKGKFKEGDKAEPATWKTRLRCALNKSPDFEEVTDRSQLDISEPYKVYRIVPEEEQKCKAGIANGSGLNDVTEMDCSSSAIDELIKEPPSVDEYLGIIKRSPSPPQETCRNPPIPDWWVQQPSPALPLMNGYSGYEQHHSGYSQMVINFFYSGRLVGHITTSCTEGCRISLSQPSSHGEKLYAPDALEHVRFPSADTIQNDRQKQITRKLFGHLERGVLLHSNKQGIFIKRLCQGRVFWSGNTMVYKDRPNKLDRDEVVKIFDTSLFFRELQQFYNNQGRFPDSRVILCFGEEFPDTVPLRYKLILVQVEQLCVRQMVEEAGKTCSSSPMLPIADETQHDQVYRIFQDICGMHQRPLFRENQQIAV, from the exons ATGTGCGACCGTAACAGCGGGCGGCGACTCCGGCAGTGGCTGATCGAGCAGATCGACAGCGAGATGTACCCTGGGCTCATCTGGGAGAATGAGGAGAAAACCATGTTCCGCATCCCCTGGAAACACGCTGGGAAGCAGGACTACAACCAGGAGGTGGATGCCTCCATTTTCAAG gCCTGGGCTGTTTTCAAAGGCAAGTTCAAAGAAGGTGACAAAGCGGAGCCGGCCACGTGGAAGACACGACTGCGCTGTGCCTTGAACAAGAGCCCCGACTTTGAGGAGGTGACAGACAGGTCCCAGCTGGACATCTCCGAGCCCTACAAAGTCTACAGGATTGTGCCGGAGGAGGAACAGAAAT GCAAAGCGGGCATTGCCAATGGGAGCGGCCTGAATGACGTCACAGAGATGGACTGCAGTTCCTCTGCAATCGATGAGCTCATTAAAGAG CCCCCCAGCGTAGATGAATATCTGGGGATCATCAAGAGAAGCCCCTCGCCCCCCCAGGAGACCTGCAGGAACCCCCCGATACCCGACTGGTGGgtgcagcagcccagccctg CGTTGCCCCTGATGAACGGATACTCTGGCTATGAGCAGCATCATTCAG GTTACTCCCAGATGGTGATCAACTTCTTCTACAGTGGGAGGCTGGTGGGCCACATCACCACCTCGTGCACCGAGGGCTGCCGGATCTCGCTCAGCCAGCCCTCCAGCCATGGTGAGAAGCTGTATGCCCCAGATGCCCTGGAGCATGTGCGGTTCCCTTCGGCTGACACCATCCAGAATGACCGCCAGAAGCAGATCACCAGGAAGCTCTTTGGGCACCTGGAGAGGGGTGTCCTGCTGCACAGCAACAAGCAAGGCATCTTCATCAAGAGGCTGTGCCAGGGTAGGGTCTTCTGGAGTGGGAACACCATGGTCTACAAGGACAGGCCCAACAAACTGGACCGGGATGAGGTGGTGAAGATATTTGACACCAGCTTGTTCTTCAGAG agctgcagcagttcTACAACAACCAGGGCCGCTTCCCAGACAGCAGAGTCATACTGTGCTTTGGAGAGGAGTTCCCAGACACAGTGCCCCTGCGGTATAAGCTCATCCTTGTCCAG GTGGAGCAGCTGTGTGTCAGGCAGATGGTGGAGGAGGCTGGGaagacctgcagcagcagccccatgctCCCCATAGCTGATGAGACACAGCATGACCAGGTGTACAGGATCTTCCAGGACATCTGTGGGATGCACCAGCGGCCACTCTTCAGAGAAAACCAACAGATTGCTGTCTGA
- the LOC129212070 gene encoding cytochrome c oxidase subunit 4 isoform 1, mitochondrial, with protein sequence MLASRAFSLIGKRAISTSICVRAHGHAGVVKAEDFSLPAYVDRRDVPLPEVAFVRDLSAQQKALKEKEKASWTALSVDEKVELYRIKFNETYAEMNRGSNEWKTVLGGVLFFLGVTGLILIWQKHYMYGPIPHTFSDEWLSMQTKRMLDMRINPVEGISAQWDFEKNEWKK encoded by the exons ATGTTGGCTTCAAGGGCATTCAGCCTCATTGGGAAGAGAGCCATTTCCACCTCCATCTGCGTGCGAGCGCATGGACATG CTGGCGTTGTCAAAGCAGAGGATTTCAGCCTCCCGGCCTACGTTGACCGTCGTGACGTTCCCCTGCCTGAAGTGGCCTTTGTAAGGGacctctctgctcagcagaaagcgctgaaagagaaggaaaaggcatcTTGGACTGCTCTGTCCGTTGATGAGAAAGTTGAAT tgtatCGTATCAAATTTAACGAGACCTATGCAGAAATGAACAGAGGATCAAACGAATGGAAGACCGTCCTCGGTGGAGTACTGTTCTTTCTTGGTGTAACTGGTCTCATCCTCATTTGGCAGAAACATTATA TGTACGGCCCTATTCCGCACACCTTCTCTGATGAGTGGCTGTCAATGCAGACGAAGAGAATGTTGGACATGAGGATTAATCCCGTGGAGGGCATCTCTGCCCAGTGGGATTTTGAGAAGAACGAATGGAAGAAATGA
- the IRF8 gene encoding interferon regulatory factor 8 isoform X1, translated as MCDRNSGRRLRQWLIEQIDSEMYPGLIWENEEKTMFRIPWKHAGKQDYNQEVDASIFKAWAVFKGKFKEGDKAEPATWKTRLRCALNKSPDFEEVTDRSQLDISEPYKVYRIVPEEEQKCKAGIANGSGLNDVTEMDCSSSAIDELIKEGRGCPRHQTHSGLTQPPSVDEYLGIIKRSPSPPQETCRNPPIPDWWVQQPSPALPLMNGYSGYEQHHSGYSQMVINFFYSGRLVGHITTSCTEGCRISLSQPSSHGEKLYAPDALEHVRFPSADTIQNDRQKQITRKLFGHLERGVLLHSNKQGIFIKRLCQGRVFWSGNTMVYKDRPNKLDRDEVVKIFDTSLFFRELQQFYNNQGRFPDSRVILCFGEEFPDTVPLRYKLILVQVEQLCVRQMVEEAGKTCSSSPMLPIADETQHDQVYRIFQDICGMHQRPLFRENQQIAV; from the exons ATGTGCGACCGTAACAGCGGGCGGCGACTCCGGCAGTGGCTGATCGAGCAGATCGACAGCGAGATGTACCCTGGGCTCATCTGGGAGAATGAGGAGAAAACCATGTTCCGCATCCCCTGGAAACACGCTGGGAAGCAGGACTACAACCAGGAGGTGGATGCCTCCATTTTCAAG gCCTGGGCTGTTTTCAAAGGCAAGTTCAAAGAAGGTGACAAAGCGGAGCCGGCCACGTGGAAGACACGACTGCGCTGTGCCTTGAACAAGAGCCCCGACTTTGAGGAGGTGACAGACAGGTCCCAGCTGGACATCTCCGAGCCCTACAAAGTCTACAGGATTGTGCCGGAGGAGGAACAGAAAT GCAAAGCGGGCATTGCCAATGGGAGCGGCCTGAATGACGTCACAGAGATGGACTGCAGTTCCTCTGCAATCGATGAGCTCATTAAAGAG ggcaggggctgtccaAGGCATCAAACCCACTCTGGTCTCACACAGCCCCCCAGCGTAGATGAATATCTGGGGATCATCAAGAGAAGCCCCTCGCCCCCCCAGGAGACCTGCAGGAACCCCCCGATACCCGACTGGTGGgtgcagcagcccagccctg CGTTGCCCCTGATGAACGGATACTCTGGCTATGAGCAGCATCATTCAG GTTACTCCCAGATGGTGATCAACTTCTTCTACAGTGGGAGGCTGGTGGGCCACATCACCACCTCGTGCACCGAGGGCTGCCGGATCTCGCTCAGCCAGCCCTCCAGCCATGGTGAGAAGCTGTATGCCCCAGATGCCCTGGAGCATGTGCGGTTCCCTTCGGCTGACACCATCCAGAATGACCGCCAGAAGCAGATCACCAGGAAGCTCTTTGGGCACCTGGAGAGGGGTGTCCTGCTGCACAGCAACAAGCAAGGCATCTTCATCAAGAGGCTGTGCCAGGGTAGGGTCTTCTGGAGTGGGAACACCATGGTCTACAAGGACAGGCCCAACAAACTGGACCGGGATGAGGTGGTGAAGATATTTGACACCAGCTTGTTCTTCAGAG agctgcagcagttcTACAACAACCAGGGCCGCTTCCCAGACAGCAGAGTCATACTGTGCTTTGGAGAGGAGTTCCCAGACACAGTGCCCCTGCGGTATAAGCTCATCCTTGTCCAG GTGGAGCAGCTGTGTGTCAGGCAGATGGTGGAGGAGGCTGGGaagacctgcagcagcagccccatgctCCCCATAGCTGATGAGACACAGCATGACCAGGTGTACAGGATCTTCCAGGACATCTGTGGGATGCACCAGCGGCCACTCTTCAGAGAAAACCAACAGATTGCTGTCTGA
- the LOC129212066 gene encoding dual specificity protein phosphatase 22-A-like isoform X1, translating into MVDLMILKVVQGLYLGNIRDSEDRENLVRNGVTHILSVHHNAKPVLEDMTYLCISASDSSSQNLLQHFKECIKFIHECRLGGGGCLVHCLAGVSRSTTILVAYLMTVTELGWEGCLAATKAVRSYVSPNFGFQQQLQEYEATLLQEYRAWIRHNYGRNPFKDQEELQCLLAQQEQRQKEQQLGSRESSWLRSPAPTYPLPYHAGGAGRSRWMNR; encoded by the exons atggTGGACTTGATGATTTTGAAG GTTGTCCAGGGCCTCTACCTTGGGAACATCCGTG ATTCTGAGGACCGGGAAAACCTGGTGAGGAACGGGGTGACGCACATCCTCTCCGTCCACCACAACGCCAAGCCGGTGCTGGAG GACATGACCTATCTCTGTATCTCGGCCTCGGATTCCTCCAGTCAAAACCT GCTGCAGCATTTTAAGGAGTGCATCAAGTTCATCCACGAATGCCGGCTCGGTGGGGGAGGCTGCCTTGTCCATTG cctggctggggtCTCCCGCAGCACCACCATCCTGGTGGCTTACCTCATGACGGTGAccgagctgggctgggagggctgCCTGGCCGCCACCAAGGCCGTGAGGTCCTACGTCAGCCCCAACTTtggcttccagcagcagctgcaggagtaCGAGGCGACCTTGCTGCAGGAG TACCGTGCCTGGATCCGCCACAACTACGGCAGGAACCCGTTCAAGgaccaggaggagctgcagtgtttgctggcccagcaggagcagaggcagaaggagcagcagctggggagcagggagagctccTGGCTCCGCTCTCCAGCTCCCACCTACCCGCTCCCGTACCACGCAGGTGGCGCTGGCAGAAGCAGATGGATGAACAGATAA